Proteins encoded by one window of Yamadazyma tenuis chromosome 2, complete sequence:
- the DAM1 gene encoding DASH complex subunit dam1 (EggNog:ENOG503P44E; BUSCO:EOG09265J36; COG:Z), translated as MSSSSKPATPARHRHSHRSSGVFALLPQSPRIHYPIDPEHLPLDSSVITDSFERLHDSVQDLEMYMKHLQRLHEAISQGFNESFSSFLYGLSITMWCIDFPSTPSKDLEEKLEESKRLDDSITDLKSQLRRARQQNEVLKLKLHNKAKVNASILRSKPAINRRLIQDSSKSKIPQPFSRLVVPSRNSGSVSKPPPVRSAIPIATRNTRGPNLNQPPRYLDGLFAGSSTSASSVRRARKPAPISNRPPFR; from the coding sequence ATgtcttcctcctccaagCCTGCAACACCTGCTCGGCACAGGCACCTGCACCGTTCATCAGGTGTATTTGCATTACTTCCCCAATCGCCTCGAATTCACTATCCGATTGACCCTGAGCATCTTCCTCTTGATCTGAGTGTTATAACCGACAGCTTTGAGAGATTACACGATTCTGTCCAAGACTTGGAGATGTATATGAAACATCTCCAGCGACTTCACGAGGCTATATCTCAGGGGTTTAATGAGTCTTTCTCGAGTTTCTTGTACGGGTTGTCCATCACCATGTGGTGCATCGactttccttcaacaccctctaaggacttggaagaaaagttggaagagtCCAAAAGATTGGACGACAGTATCACCGATCTCAAGAGCCAGCTCAGACGGGCACGCCAACAGAACGAGgtgttgaaattgaagctACATAATAAGGCTAAAGTCAATGCTAGTATATTGAGATCTAAACCTGCAATAAACAGACGGTTAATTCAGGACCTGtcaaagtccaagatcCCACAGCCATTTTCCCGACTCGTTGTTCCCTCAAGGAATAGTGGTTCTGTGTCCAAGCCACCACCGGTGCGGTCAGCCATTCCAATTGCAACCAGAAATACTCGTGGACCTAATTTGAATCAGCCCCCCCGGTACTTGGACGGGCTTTTCGCAGGTCTGAGTACGAGTGCGAGCAGCGTGAGACGGGCTAGAAAACCTGCTCCCATTCTGAATCGTCCTCCATTCCGTTAG